One Baekduia alba genomic window, GGCTCGACTACCCCGACCTCGAGCACGAGCTGGAGATCGTCAAGCTCCACACGCCCGAGCTGCCCGACGCCGTCGGCCGCAAGCTCGTGGAGGTCGTCGCGCTGGTCCGCGACCTCGACCTCAAGAAGCCGCCGTCGATCGCCGAGTCGATCGACTGGGCCCGCGCCCTGCTGCTGCTCGGCGCGCAGGACATCGACAAGGACGTGTTCAACGACACGCTGTCGGTGATCGTCAAGCACCGGACCGACCTCGACGTCGTCGCCGAGCGGGTCGGGGTCAAGCTCAGTGCCCCCGCAGCCCCATAGGAACGCGCGCCGCGCGGGAGTCCACGGCTCGGCGCAGCTCGAGCGCCCTGGCATGGCCGGGCGCCTGCTCGAGTTCGGCGAGGAGCTGCGCGGCGAGGGCGTCGCGATCGGGACGTCTGAGCTGCTGGACGCGTTCGTCGCGCTCCAGCACGTCCCCTGGACCGCGCAGGTCGACTTCCGCGAGGCGCTCGCCGCGACGCTGGCCAAGTCCCAGGACGACCGGCGCGTCTTCGAGCTCGTCTTCGACCGCTTCTTCTTCCGCGCGGCCGAGCTGGCCGCGATCGAGGAGGGCGTGCGCGAGGCGGGTGGGATCTCGCCCGACGACGCCGGTGCGCTGGACATGGAGGAGCTGCGCCGCCAGGTCGCCCAGGCGGTCCGGGACGGCAACGAGGCGCTCATGCGCGACCTCGCGCGCCTGGCGATCGCCGCGTTCGGGCGCCAGGGCGAGGGCTCCGGCGTCATCGGCGTCGACGTCCAGCGCATCCGGCGCTCGCTGGCGCTGCGGACCGACCCGCAGCCCGAGCTGCCCGAGGAGGACCCGCGCCGCGACGGCCTGCCGCGCGACGAGATCCGGCGCTTCGAGCAGATGCTGCGCAAGGAGCTGGAGCGCACGCAGATCGAGCGCACCGAGCAGCTGTCGCCCGCGCGCCCGCTCAACGAGCTGGACCGCGCGCTGCCGTCCGGCCCGCTCCAGGACCTCGCCGCGGTGCATCGCGTCGTCGCCCAGCTCAAGCGCCGGCTCAAGACGCAGGGCAACGAGCAGCGCGGGCAGAAGCGCCACGCCGCGGTCGACATGCGCAAGACGATGCGCGCGTCGCTGGAGTTCGGCGGTGTCCCGGCGGTCATCAAGGAGAAGCCGATCCGCCCGCGGCGACCCGAGATCTACGTGCTCTGCGACGTGTCGACGTCGGTCACCAGCGCGTCGGTGTTCTTCCTGTCGGTGCTGCACGCGCTGCACGACTCGTTCCGCAAGATGCGCTCGTTCGTGTTCATCGAGCGGATCTCCGAGGTCACCGAGATCTTCGCCAAGGAGCGCGACTTCAAGGCCGTGTCCGAGGCGATCGGACGCGACTCCGGCGTCGCCGACATCTCCGGCTACACCGACTATGGCCGGGTCTGGACCGAGTTCCGCGAGCTGGTCGAGGACGACCTGCACCCGCGCGCGACGGTCATCGTCCTCGGCGACGCGCGCACCAACGGCCGCGACCCGCGCGCCGACATCTTCGCTCAGATCTCCGCCAAGGCCGGCCGCACCTTCTGGCTCAACCCCGAGCCGCGGTTGTACTGGAACTACGGCGACAGCGTCATCAGCGCCTACGAGCAGCACTGCGAGGCCTACGAGTGCTGGACCACCCAGCAGCTCGAGGACTTCGTCAAGGCGCTCACGCGCCCGATGCGCCACTAGCGCGCGACCGTCGCGGACGCTCTCGGTTGCGGTGTGGGCGCGCATGGGTAGGGGTGCGACATGTCGCGTTCGCCGCTCGCCGTCCTCCTCGTCGCCGTCGCCTGCTGCGCCGCGTCGCTCGCGCCCTCCGTGGCGGGTGCGGTGCAGGGGTCGCGCTACCACGACGGCGTGACCTCGACCGCGGGCGTGGTGGCGACCGAGTCGCCGGCCGCGGCGCGAGCCGGCCGCGCGGTGCTCGCCAAGGGCGGCAACGCCATCGACGCGGCGGTGACGACGGTCTTCGCGCTGAACGCCGCGCGGCCGCAGTCCTGCGGGATCGGCGGCGGCGGGTACATGATGTACCGGTCGCCCGACGGCAAGACGCGCGCGCTGGACTTCCGCGAGACGGCGCCGGCGGCGTTCAAGGCCGACTCGCTCCTGCCGCCCGGGCTGCACAAGACGTTCACCGGCCACCTGACCGTCGGCGTGCCCGGGACGCTGGCCGGGATGAACGCGGCGCTGGAGCGCTTCGGCACGCTCTCGCTGCCCGAGGCGCTGGCGCCGGCCGAGAAGCTCGCGCGCGAGGGCGTGCACGTCACGACGTCGCTGTCGGGCGCGACGGCGCGGCGCCAGAAGGACATCGCCCTGTTCCGCGCGGCGGCCGGCATCTACCTCAAGAACGGCCAGCCCTACGCGCCCGGCGACCTGCTGGTCAACACCGACCTGGCGCGCACGCTGCGCACCATCATGCGCCACGGCATCGGCGCGTTCTACGGTGGGCCGATCGCGCGGCTGATCGTCCGCGACATGCGCGCCCCGCGCCCGGACACCAAGGACCCCGGGTTGCTCACCGTCAAGGACTTCAAGGCCTACAAGCCGGTGTGGCGCATCCCGCTGCACGGCACCTACCGCGGGCGCGACGTGTACGCGATCCCGCCGTCGAGCTCGGGCGGGACGACGATGCTCGAGATGTTGAACATCCTGGAGGGCTATGACCTGCACGGCATGGGCGAGGGCAGCGCGCAGGCGATCACGGCGATCGCCGAGGCGCAGAAGATCGCCTGGGCCGACCGCGGCGCCTACACCGCCGACCCGGCCTACCAGCGTCAGCCGACCGCCCAGCTGCTGTCCAAGGACTACGCCGCCGCGCGGCGGAGCGAGATCAACCTGAGCAAGGCGGGGTCCTTCCCACCCGGCGTCTTCCCGGCCGGCCCGACCGCGCTCGGCGCCGGCGAGGACGTCAATCCGCGCGGCTCCACGACCCACGTCAGCGTCGTCGACGCCAAGGGCGGCGCCGTCGCGGTCACGTGCACGATCGAGCAGGAGTTCGGCAGCACCGTCGTCGCGCCCGGCACCGGGTTCCTGCTCAACAACGAGCTGACCGACTTCAGCAGCCCGGGCACGGCCAACGCGCCGGCGCCGGGCAAGCGCCCGCGCTCGTCGATCAACCCCACCATCGTGGTCCAGTCCGGCAAGCCGGTCCTGGTCGCCGGCGCGGCCGGCGGCTCGACGATCATCATGGGCCCGACGCTCGCGGTGATCGACACGGTGGACTTCGGGATGACCCTCCCGCAGTCCGTCGACGCCGAGCGCTTCGACGACCAGGGCACCAACAAGCTCATGATCGAGGACGGCCGGATCGCGCCCGACGTGCTCGGCCAGCTCACGAGCGAGGGCTACACCTTGACCAAGCAGGGCGAGTACGGCGTCGTCCCGCGCATGCAGCTCGCGGGCCTCGCCCCGGGCCCGGCCGGCCTGGCGACCGCGGTGTCGGACTCCCGCTCGGACCGCGGCTCGCTGGCGGTGCCGCCGTCCGCGCCGCCGCCGGTGAAGGCGCCGGCGCGGTAGGCCCCGCTACGGGCCCGAATTGCCATCCGGCTCCGGTGCGTGTCGTCTGGTGTCCCGTATGCGGACATCGGACGACACAGATCGAGGATTCGCCGCCTACAGCGCACCCCTCGACCTCAGCGCGTTGCGCTACTGTGACCAGCGGTAACACAGGGGGGCTCGCGGACGCGGGCTGAGATAGCGCCTAGGAACTCCCGGCGCTGACCCTTCGAACCTGTGGGGTAATGCCCGCGGAGGGAGCGATGGCGACGAGGCTCGAGGCTCCGGAGGTGGAGCCTCGCGACGTTGAAGGCGACGTGCAACTCACCGGCGTGACGCGGCGGTTCGGCGATGTCGTCGCCCTGAGCGACGTGTCGCTCGCGGCCGCCCCCGGCGAGGTCGTCGCCGTCGTCGGACCCAGCGGCAGCGGGAAGTCGACGCTGCTGGAGCTCGTCTGCGGCCTCCAGGCGCCCGACGCCGGGACCGTGCGGGCCGACCGCGCCGTCCTGATGCCCCAGCGCGACCTCCTGCTCCCGTGGCTCGACGCGCGTGACAACGCGGCGCTGCCGCTGCGGATCGCGGGCGTCAAGCGCGACGCGGCGCGCGCGCAGGCGCACACGCTGCTGGGCGAGCTCGGCCTCGACGGCTTCGAGCACGCCCGGACGTGGGAGCTGTCGGGCGGCATGCGCCAGCGCGTCGCGGTCGCGCGCACGCTGCTCTCCGGCGCGCCGCTGCTGTGCCTCGACGAGCCGTTCGGCGCGCTGGACGCCATCACGCGCGGCGAGGCGCAGGCGTGGCTGGCCGCGGTCCTGGCCGCGACGCCGCGCACCGTCCTGCTGGTCACGCACGACGTCGAGGAGGCCGCGGTGCTCGGCGACCGCATCGTCGTCCTGTCGGCGCGGCCCGGCCGGGTGGTCGCCGACCTCCGGGTCGACCTCCCCCGCCCGCGCGATCCCACCGACCCGGCCGTGGTCGCGGTGCGGGCGCGCGCCTTCGAGGCGCTGCGCGAGGGGCGGTCGTAGCCCGCGATGCTCGCCGTGCTCATCGTCCTCGCCCTGCTCGGCGCCTGGGAGCTGTACGCCCGCCTCGGCGGCGTCGACGACTTCATCCTGCCCGCGCCCGACCAGGTCGCGTCGTCGCTCTGGCACGACCGCGGCCTGTTGTGGGACAACCTGCTCGTCACGACCCAGGAGATGGTCCTTGGGTTGCTCCTGTCGCTCGTCTGCGGCGCGGCGCTCGCGCTGGCGCTCCACCGCTTCCGGCCGCTGCGCCGCGCGACCTACCCGCTGCTGGTCGGCACGCAGGCGGTCCCGATCGTGGTAATCGCCCCGCTGCTCGCCGCGTGGTTCGGCTACGGGATCCTGCCCAAGCTCGTGATCGTCGCGCTCGTCTGCTTCTTCCCGATCGTCGTCACGACGCTCGACGGGCTGCGCGCGGTCGACCCCGAGCAGCACAAGCTGCTGAAGACCCTCGGCGCCTCGCCCATGCAGACGTTCCGCTGGGTCGAGGCGCCCGCGGCGCTCCCCGCGGCGCTGAGCGGCGCGAAGATCGCGGTCGCGGTCGGCGGGATCGCCGCGGTCTTCGCCGAGTACTCCGGCTCCGAGAGGGGCCTCGGGCACCTGCTGCTGCAGTCGATCCCGCAGCTGGAGACCGCGCGCGCCTGGGCCGCGGTCGTCGTCCTCGCCGCCCTGGCCATCGCCTGCTTCTCCCTCCTCGCCCTCGCCGAGCGCCGCCTGGCGCCGTGGGCCCACCGACGAAAGGACCTCGACGCATGACGTCGCGCATCCGGCCCCGCACCGCCGTTCTCATGGTCATTGCCTTGGCCACCGTCCTCGCGCTCAGCGCGTGCGGCGCCAAGAAGGACGTCACCACCACGCGTGGGCCGGTCGACCACATCACCGTCGTCCTCGACTACCTGCCCAACGCCGACCACGCGCCGATCTACGCCGCGCAGAAGATCGGCGCGTTCAAGGCCGCGGGCCTGGACGTGACGCTCCGCGTCCCGTCCGACCCCGCCGCGCCGCTCAAGCAGGTCGCCGCCGGGCAGGCCGACCTCGCGATCTCCTACGAGCCCGAGCTGCTGCTCGCGCGCGACAAGGGGCTGCGGGTGGCGTCGGTCGGCGCGCTGATCCAGAAGCCGCTGACGTCGATCATGTCGCTGCACGGCAAGGTCAAGACGCCCAAGGACCTCGCGGACGCGAAGGTCGGGACGGCGGGGATCCCGTACCAGTCGGCCTACCTGAAGACGATCGCCTCCGAGGCCGGCGTGGACCCGGGCTCGATCGACGAGGTCAACGTGGGGTTCAACCTCGTCCCGAGCATGTTGTCCAAGAAGGTCGACGCGACGCTCGGCGCGTTCTGGAACGTCGAGGGCGTCCAGCTCCAGCGCCAGCACAAGGACCCCACCATCATCAAGATGGACGAGGCCGGCGTGCCGACCTACCAGGAGCTGATCTTCGCCGCCGACATGGACAAGCTGCGCACCAAGGGCTACGGCGCGATCGTGCGGCGCTTCCTGCAGGCGGTGTCGCGCGGCGCGAAGGCCGTGAAGGCCAACCCGCAGCTGGGCGCCGACGCGCTCGTCGCCTCCGACAAGGACCTCGACGCGGCGACGACGCTGGCCCAGGTCAAGGCGACGCTCCCGGTGTTCTTCCCCGAGGACGCCAGCTACCCGTGGGGCTATCAGAACGCCGACGAGTGGAAGGCCTACGGGCAGTGGATGTTGGACAACAAGCTCGTCCAGGCGCTGCCGCGGGCGACGTCGATCACGAACGAGTTCCTGCCGGGGCGCGGGATCTAGGGGGCTGGGCGGCGTGAGCGCGGACGTGCGGGTCGACCACTGGGTCGCGTTCGCCGACGGGCCGGGTGGCGGGAACCCGTGCCCGGTCGTGCGCGGCGCCGACGGGTGGAGCGACGCGGAGATGCAGGCCGCGGCGGCGGAGCTCGGGCACGAGACGTGCTTCGTGCTGGCGCCTTCCGGTGGCGCCGACGCCGTCGTGCGGCTGCGCTACTTCGTGCCGCGCCACGAGATGGAGATGTGCGTCCACGCGACGGTCGCGGCGAGCGTGGCGCTGGGGTTGGAGGACGGCGCGGGCGTCGAGACACCGCTCGGCGTCCGGCGGGTGTGGCGACCGAGCGCCGGCGCGGCGCTGGTGGAGCAGTTCGCGCCGGAGGTCGGGCCGGTCGTCGAGGACGTCGACGCGGTCGCGGCCGTCCTGGGCGGCGCCCGTCCCGTCGCGGAGGTCCGCTCGGTGTCCACGGCGCGCGCCAAGCTCCTGGTCGGGCTCGCCGACGAGGCGACGCTCGACGGGCTGGCGCCGGACTTCGAGGCGCTGTGGACCCTGTGCGACCTGCTGGGCACGACCGGCATCTACGCCTACACCTTGAACGCCCGCGACGCCGACGTCGCGGCCCGGCAGTTCCCGGTGCGCGCGGGCTTCGACGAGGACCCGGCGACCGGTGTGGCGGCGTGCGCGCTGGGCGCGTGGCTGGCGGGCGCGGGCGACGGGTGGCATCGGCTGCGCGTCGCGCAGGGTCGCGCGATGGGCCGGCCGTCGCTGATCGACGCCGAGGCGCTGCGCGCCGACGGCGCCGTGGTCGCGACCCGCGTGGGCGGCGAGGCGGCGCCGGCGGCGCCGTGATCGCCGACGGCTACCGGCTGGTCGAGGGGTCCCCCGGCGTCGAGGACTACCTGATGCTTCGCGAGTGCGCCGGCCTGTCGGCGAAGCGCCGCGACCAGGCCGAAGCGGGGCTCGGCGAGGCGATCCTGACCGCCCTGCTGTCGCGCATCCGCGACGGGGCGCCACCCGGCGCGTGGGTCAACCTGCTGGCCGACCCTCCCGGCCACCGCCTCTACGGCCCGCCACGGCTTCACGCCGGCGGCGCCGGAGTCGGTCGGCATGGCCGTCACGCTCGGCTGATCCGCGCGGCGGGGTCGGCGCTACGCCGCGGCCGCGAAGCGGGTCGCCGCGCCGGCGCCCGTGGCGAGGCCGCCGAGCGCGTGGATGCCGGCGAGGCCCATCCAGCCCTCGTAGGCGGCGAAGTAGTCCAGGACCTCCTCCTCGGTCGCGCGCGCCGAGGGGCGGCCGTCGGCCAGCGCGCGGCCGACGAGCTTGATGTAGGCCAAGTCGCCGGCGGGCAGGACGTCGTGGCGGCCCTGGCCGTGGAGGGCGAGCACCGCGATGGTCCAGGAGCCGATGCCCGGGATCGCGCGCAGCCGGCGCCAGGCCGGCTCCGGGTCGGCCGCCCACAGGTCCGCGCGGCCGGAGGCGACCTCGCCCGACGCCCTCACGAGCGAGAGCGCCCGCGCCGCGCCGAGGTCGAAGGACTGCAACAACGCGGGCGCGGTCCCCGCGAGCGTCGCGGCGGTCGGCAGGTCGTGCAGCGTGCTCGTCCCGTCCCAGCTCGGCGCGCTGCGCCCCAGCCGCCACACGATCAGCCGCTCGATCCCGGCGGCACGCTCGTACTCGATCAGCTGCTCGCAGATCGCCCACGCGAGCGCCTCGAACGGATCGACACGGCGCGTCACGCGCAGATGCGGCCGCGACCGGACCGACGGCCCGATCAGCGGATCGTCGCGGAACCGCTCGTAGAACCCGCGCAGCGACTCGTCGACGCCGAACGCGACCCGCACCCGCGCGATCGCCTCCTCGCACAGATCCGTCGCCGCACCCCGCGCGCCGATCACGACCCGATCCGCCGCCGGCTGCGCGGCCCGCACCACGACCGGAGCATCCTCGACATGCACCAACCGCTCCCAGACCCCACCGCGCCGCCGCGCGACACCATCCATCCCACCACCACCCGGCAGACGGAACGGCCACGCTGGCCTCACTTCACGGCGAACTTCGATCATCGGGCGCGGGAGGCTACGCGCTGGAGCAGACGCCGGCCGCGACAAGCCCGCTCCTTGCGGGGGTCGGCGGAGACACGGCGCGCCGGAGGCACCGGGACAGGCGACGACCGGTGCCGCAGCGCCCGAAGCGCGTTGACGCCCACCGCGGCCAACGACGCCGCGCGCCCTCCGCGGCG contains:
- a CDS encoding VWA domain-containing protein produces the protein MAGRLLEFGEELRGEGVAIGTSELLDAFVALQHVPWTAQVDFREALAATLAKSQDDRRVFELVFDRFFFRAAELAAIEEGVREAGGISPDDAGALDMEELRRQVAQAVRDGNEALMRDLARLAIAAFGRQGEGSGVIGVDVQRIRRSLALRTDPQPELPEEDPRRDGLPRDEIRRFEQMLRKELERTQIERTEQLSPARPLNELDRALPSGPLQDLAAVHRVVAQLKRRLKTQGNEQRGQKRHAAVDMRKTMRASLEFGGVPAVIKEKPIRPRRPEIYVLCDVSTSVTSASVFFLSVLHALHDSFRKMRSFVFIERISEVTEIFAKERDFKAVSEAIGRDSGVADISGYTDYGRVWTEFRELVEDDLHPRATVIVLGDARTNGRDPRADIFAQISAKAGRTFWLNPEPRLYWNYGDSVISAYEQHCEAYECWTTQQLEDFVKALTRPMRH
- the ggt gene encoding gamma-glutamyltransferase, with the translated sequence MSRSPLAVLLVAVACCAASLAPSVAGAVQGSRYHDGVTSTAGVVATESPAAARAGRAVLAKGGNAIDAAVTTVFALNAARPQSCGIGGGGYMMYRSPDGKTRALDFRETAPAAFKADSLLPPGLHKTFTGHLTVGVPGTLAGMNAALERFGTLSLPEALAPAEKLAREGVHVTTSLSGATARRQKDIALFRAAAGIYLKNGQPYAPGDLLVNTDLARTLRTIMRHGIGAFYGGPIARLIVRDMRAPRPDTKDPGLLTVKDFKAYKPVWRIPLHGTYRGRDVYAIPPSSSGGTTMLEMLNILEGYDLHGMGEGSAQAITAIAEAQKIAWADRGAYTADPAYQRQPTAQLLSKDYAAARRSEINLSKAGSFPPGVFPAGPTALGAGEDVNPRGSTTHVSVVDAKGGAVAVTCTIEQEFGSTVVAPGTGFLLNNELTDFSSPGTANAPAPGKRPRSSINPTIVVQSGKPVLVAGAAGGSTIIMGPTLAVIDTVDFGMTLPQSVDAERFDDQGTNKLMIEDGRIAPDVLGQLTSEGYTLTKQGEYGVVPRMQLAGLAPGPAGLATAVSDSRSDRGSLAVPPSAPPPVKAPAR
- a CDS encoding ABC transporter ATP-binding protein; its protein translation is MEPRDVEGDVQLTGVTRRFGDVVALSDVSLAAAPGEVVAVVGPSGSGKSTLLELVCGLQAPDAGTVRADRAVLMPQRDLLLPWLDARDNAALPLRIAGVKRDAARAQAHTLLGELGLDGFEHARTWELSGGMRQRVAVARTLLSGAPLLCLDEPFGALDAITRGEAQAWLAAVLAATPRTVLLVTHDVEEAAVLGDRIVVLSARPGRVVADLRVDLPRPRDPTDPAVVAVRARAFEALREGRS
- a CDS encoding ABC transporter permease, which translates into the protein MLAVLIVLALLGAWELYARLGGVDDFILPAPDQVASSLWHDRGLLWDNLLVTTQEMVLGLLLSLVCGAALALALHRFRPLRRATYPLLVGTQAVPIVVIAPLLAAWFGYGILPKLVIVALVCFFPIVVTTLDGLRAVDPEQHKLLKTLGASPMQTFRWVEAPAALPAALSGAKIAVAVGGIAAVFAEYSGSERGLGHLLLQSIPQLETARAWAAVVVLAALAIACFSLLALAERRLAPWAHRRKDLDA
- a CDS encoding ABC transporter substrate-binding protein — protein: MTSRIRPRTAVLMVIALATVLALSACGAKKDVTTTRGPVDHITVVLDYLPNADHAPIYAAQKIGAFKAAGLDVTLRVPSDPAAPLKQVAAGQADLAISYEPELLLARDKGLRVASVGALIQKPLTSIMSLHGKVKTPKDLADAKVGTAGIPYQSAYLKTIASEAGVDPGSIDEVNVGFNLVPSMLSKKVDATLGAFWNVEGVQLQRQHKDPTIIKMDEAGVPTYQELIFAADMDKLRTKGYGAIVRRFLQAVSRGAKAVKANPQLGADALVASDKDLDAATTLAQVKATLPVFFPEDASYPWGYQNADEWKAYGQWMLDNKLVQALPRATSITNEFLPGRGI
- a CDS encoding PhzF family phenazine biosynthesis protein, whose protein sequence is MSADVRVDHWVAFADGPGGGNPCPVVRGADGWSDAEMQAAAAELGHETCFVLAPSGGADAVVRLRYFVPRHEMEMCVHATVAASVALGLEDGAGVETPLGVRRVWRPSAGAALVEQFAPEVGPVVEDVDAVAAVLGGARPVAEVRSVSTARAKLLVGLADEATLDGLAPDFEALWTLCDLLGTTGIYAYTLNARDADVAARQFPVRAGFDEDPATGVAACALGAWLAGAGDGWHRLRVAQGRAMGRPSLIDAEALRADGAVVATRVGGEAAPAAP
- a CDS encoding DNA-3-methyladenine glycosylase family protein, producing the protein MVRAAQPAADRVVIGARGAATDLCEEAIARVRVAFGVDESLRGFYERFRDDPLIGPSVRSRPHLRVTRRVDPFEALAWAICEQLIEYERAAGIERLIVWRLGRSAPSWDGTSTLHDLPTAATLAGTAPALLQSFDLGAARALSLVRASGEVASGRADLWAADPEPAWRRLRAIPGIGSWTIAVLALHGQGRHDVLPAGDLAYIKLVGRALADGRPSARATEEEVLDYFAAYEGWMGLAGIHALGGLATGAGAATRFAAAA